A single window of Haladaptatus sp. R4 DNA harbors:
- a CDS encoding amylo-alpha-1,6-glucosidase — protein MSYQLLPFDPTVAERTLRFLADEQGTKTDDATLEAPGRIMHEKRYGDLPVIGESVRTPYYGTIDATPLFAALFADTVEKAGDETLFEELYPNAKAAIEWTLSELDDDGFLFYESHDHSLGLTHLGWKDSAESLARPDGTPAEGAVALAEVQGYVFRALERFAPLAERVGDESLADDCRETAETLAASFEERFWLPDEGCYALGIDGNGVIPSVASNQGHAIWGGLGSERRVEQVAERLTREDMLTSAGLRTFAASHDSFDPLSYHRGSVWPHDTSMAAMGLAERGQQDAARALAVRGLSALEDTVRTDYPDGFGFPELMVGFDEGVSVGTLRHPDSCIPAAWSAGSVFGFVQSVLDSDPVEAETIAELIR, from the coding sequence GTGAGCTATCAACTCCTGCCGTTCGACCCGACTGTCGCGGAACGGACGCTCCGTTTCTTGGCCGACGAACAGGGAACGAAAACCGACGACGCGACGCTCGAAGCGCCCGGCCGAATCATGCACGAGAAGCGGTACGGCGACCTCCCCGTAATCGGGGAAAGCGTCCGAACGCCGTACTACGGAACCATCGACGCGACCCCGTTGTTCGCGGCGCTGTTCGCCGATACCGTAGAGAAGGCGGGCGACGAAACGTTGTTCGAGGAACTGTACCCCAACGCGAAAGCCGCCATCGAATGGACGCTTTCCGAACTGGACGACGACGGCTTCCTGTTCTACGAATCACACGATCACTCGCTGGGTCTCACCCATCTCGGGTGGAAGGACAGCGCGGAATCGCTTGCTCGTCCCGACGGAACTCCAGCGGAGGGTGCAGTCGCGCTCGCCGAAGTGCAGGGGTACGTCTTCCGCGCACTGGAGCGGTTCGCACCGCTCGCGGAGCGGGTCGGCGACGAATCGCTGGCGGACGACTGCCGGGAGACGGCGGAGACGCTCGCGGCGTCGTTCGAGGAGCGGTTCTGGCTTCCCGACGAGGGCTGTTACGCGCTCGGGATCGACGGAAACGGCGTCATCCCGAGCGTCGCCTCGAACCAGGGCCACGCCATTTGGGGTGGATTAGGAAGCGAACGACGCGTCGAGCAGGTCGCCGAGCGGTTGACGCGCGAGGACATGCTCACTTCGGCCGGTCTCAGGACGTTCGCGGCGTCACACGATTCGTTCGACCCGCTCTCGTACCATCGCGGGAGCGTCTGGCCACACGACACGAGCATGGCGGCGATGGGACTCGCCGAGCGCGGCCAACAGGACGCGGCGAGAGCGCTCGCCGTTCGGGGACTGTCGGCGCTGGAGGACACGGTCCGAACCGACTATCCCGACGGGTTCGGCTTCCCGGAACTCATGGTCGGTTTCGACGAGGGCGTCTCGGTCGGCACGCTCCGCCATCCGGACTCCTGTATTCCGGCGGCGTGGAGCGCCGGAAGCGTGTTCGGATTCGTTCAAAGCGTGCTCGACTCCGATCCCGTCGAAGCCGAGACCATCGCGGAACTGATCCGGTAA